One window of Aerococcus tenax genomic DNA carries:
- a CDS encoding PTS sugar transporter subunit IIA, with protein sequence MTDFIHPNRIALQVEVNSPEAAIQFGGNLLETDGLINHSYIQAMLERFREQGPYFVIAPGIAFPHARPEEGALKTGFSLVTFKTPIVFSHPSNDPVQLMLCLSATDSQKHLTALMQLAQLLQSEATKEKWLQASDKEDILADLRHLGGTDL encoded by the coding sequence ATGACAGACTTTATTCATCCCAATCGCATCGCCTTGCAAGTCGAAGTCAATAGTCCAGAGGCAGCGATTCAGTTTGGCGGTAATTTGTTGGAGACAGATGGCTTAATTAATCACTCTTATATCCAAGCTATGCTTGAGCGTTTCCGCGAACAGGGGCCTTACTTTGTGATTGCCCCGGGAATTGCCTTCCCCCACGCGCGACCGGAAGAGGGCGCTTTGAAAACGGGATTTAGTCTGGTGACTTTCAAGACACCGATTGTCTTTTCTCATCCAAGTAATGATCCCGTTCAGTTAATGTTGTGCTTGAGTGCCACGGATAGTCAAAAACATTTGACCGCTTTGATGCAACTGGCTCAGCTTTTACAGTCAGAAGCGACTAAAGAGAAGTGGCTTCAAGCCAGCGATAAAGAAGACATTTTAGCAGATTTAAGACATTTAGGAGGAACTGACTTATGA
- a CDS encoding 3'-5' exonuclease yields MIPYKITQITGISDADVIGAPTIDQVAKDFMAFIADLPLAGYNSKKFDIPMLRANTGIDLSLRPHMDVLEMARLSPLRTPNYKLTTVKAYYGIQNRAHDGLNDSRATALILEEFRKGNF; encoded by the coding sequence CTGATTCCTTATAAAATTACTCAGATAACTGGGATTAGTGATGCCGATGTTATAGGGGCGCCTACGATCGACCAGGTGGCCAAGGACTTTATGGCCTTTATTGCTGATCTTCCTCTGGCCGGCTACAACAGTAAGAAATTCGATATTCCCATGCTTCGTGCCAATACAGGTATAGATTTAAGTCTTAGACCACATATGGATGTCTTAGAGATGGCGCGTTTGAGTCCCCTCCGCACGCCTAACTATAAGTTAACCACAGTAAAAGCCTATTACGGGATTCAAAACCGCGCCCACGATGGTCTCAATGACTCAAGAGCGACGGCCTTAATCCTAGAAGAGTTTCGTAAGGGAAATTTTTAA
- a CDS encoding PPK2 family polyphosphate kinase has product MEFKDFKVTDGNFSLADFQTAYLSDAEDEKLKEEIYESLVPQLVDWHDRLTAEGTHGLLVALQALDAAGKDELIRYIFSTLQPQALKVTSYQQPSDNEIAHDYLWRMHEGMPERGTIAILNRSYYEDIIAPQVHNSLDSDDQPSEIRDDPQVVKKRYQQILQFEKYLCENGFPVVKFFFHMSKDKQRERLLERIEEREKNHEFSFSDIEDRKKWDLYQEVFEKMLQNTACDYAPWYILPADNPWLARKIATQALIEVIEKIDPHYPTFSDEEQEKANQIVEQLRNNEI; this is encoded by the coding sequence ATGGAATTTAAAGATTTTAAAGTCACCGACGGCAATTTCAGCCTGGCTGACTTCCAGACGGCTTACCTGAGTGATGCTGAAGACGAAAAATTAAAAGAGGAGATCTATGAAAGTCTGGTCCCTCAATTAGTAGATTGGCATGACCGCTTGACTGCGGAGGGGACCCATGGGCTCTTAGTTGCCTTGCAAGCTTTGGACGCGGCGGGGAAGGACGAGTTGATCCGTTATATTTTCTCCACCTTACAACCCCAGGCCCTCAAGGTCACTTCTTACCAGCAGCCGTCAGACAATGAAATTGCCCATGATTATCTCTGGCGCATGCATGAGGGAATGCCGGAAAGAGGGACAATTGCGATCTTAAACCGGTCTTACTATGAAGATATCATCGCGCCTCAAGTTCACAATTCCTTGGATTCCGATGACCAACCTAGTGAAATTCGTGACGATCCCCAAGTGGTCAAAAAACGTTACCAGCAGATCTTGCAATTTGAAAAGTATCTCTGTGAAAATGGCTTTCCTGTGGTCAAATTTTTCTTCCATATGTCTAAAGATAAGCAGCGGGAACGCCTTCTAGAGCGAATTGAGGAGCGGGAAAAGAACCATGAATTCTCTTTCTCAGATATTGAGGACCGCAAGAAATGGGACCTTTACCAAGAAGTCTTTGAGAAGATGTTGCAAAACACCGCTTGCGACTATGCGCCATGGTATATCTTGCCCGCTGACAACCCTTGGTTAGCTCGAAAGATTGCTACTCAAGCCTTGATTGAAGTCATTGAAAAAATCGATCCTCATTATCCAACTTTTTCTGACGAAGAACAAGAAAAGGCCAATCAAATTGTTGAGCAACTACGAAATAATGAAATTTAA
- a CDS encoding PTS ascorbate transporter subunit IIC, giving the protein MNLLLYFIQTIFSQAVFIIGLVCLIGLLIQKKSFDKVISSVIKAMIGFLLINEGGKFLGMALLPLQPMFIKIFNLNVNVPSIDQAMGGLEGVGFEMALIFALGFVLNILIARFTPLKFVHLSAHVSFFYAGLIAALLKFNTSLSTAAIVIIGAIILGVYLTVTCAYVYPFMKNIKGGQGFTLAHSSSVGLLIGALLGKVVGKGSRDIEEIQFPKALGFLREMTIALSLVMMALFLGLSLLAGPSFVVDQVSKGQDIFSFSLINGLTFGMWITVIITGVRMLLAEIVPAFHGISAKLIPNAIPGLDVPLLFPNHPTSVIVGFLMSLLAGFLGVFVLGLIGYPIPVFPALIPTFFTGAITAIFGNSTGGRRGAIAASFTNGLILIFGQALLLPMVGDYAQIMRVLAETDYAFYGPLFGYLLRLIGI; this is encoded by the coding sequence ATGAACCTTTTACTTTATTTTATTCAAACCATTTTTTCCCAGGCGGTCTTTATTATCGGATTGGTCTGCTTAATTGGTCTACTAATTCAAAAGAAGTCCTTCGATAAGGTGATTTCTTCTGTGATTAAGGCGATGATCGGTTTCTTACTCATCAATGAGGGTGGGAAATTTCTAGGGATGGCCTTGTTGCCACTCCAACCCATGTTTATTAAGATTTTTAACTTGAATGTCAATGTGCCGAGCATTGACCAAGCCATGGGTGGTCTCGAGGGGGTCGGCTTTGAAATGGCCTTGATCTTTGCTTTAGGTTTTGTGCTTAATATTTTAATTGCTCGTTTTACGCCTTTAAAGTTCGTCCACCTCAGTGCCCATGTGTCCTTCTTCTATGCAGGTTTAATTGCAGCGCTGTTAAAATTTAATACCAGTTTATCTACCGCAGCCATTGTTATTATTGGTGCTATTATTCTTGGCGTTTACTTGACCGTAACCTGTGCCTATGTCTATCCCTTTATGAAGAATATTAAAGGCGGTCAAGGCTTTACCCTAGCGCACTCTTCTTCAGTCGGTCTATTGATTGGCGCTTTGTTAGGTAAAGTAGTGGGTAAGGGCAGTCGCGACATTGAAGAGATCCAATTTCCTAAAGCCCTCGGTTTCTTACGGGAGATGACTATTGCCTTATCCTTAGTGATGATGGCCTTATTCTTAGGGCTTTCTCTCTTAGCTGGGCCCAGCTTTGTGGTTGACCAAGTCTCTAAGGGACAAGATATTTTCTCCTTTAGCTTAATTAATGGGCTTACCTTTGGGATGTGGATTACGGTGATTATTACTGGGGTCCGGATGCTTTTAGCGGAAATTGTACCGGCCTTCCACGGCATTTCAGCGAAGTTGATTCCGAATGCGATTCCTGGACTGGACGTACCTCTCCTATTTCCTAACCATCCGACAAGCGTTATTGTTGGTTTCTTAATGAGCTTATTGGCAGGGTTCTTAGGCGTCTTTGTTTTAGGACTAATTGGCTACCCCATTCCCGTCTTTCCAGCCTTAATTCCGACCTTCTTTACCGGTGCCATCACGGCCATCTTCGGTAATAGTACTGGTGGGCGACGCGGCGCGATTGCGGCCTCTTTCACCAATGGCTTGATTCTGATTTTCGGCCAAGCCCTCCTCTTACCTATGGTAGGGGACTATGCGCAAATCATGCGTGTTCTAGCCGAAACCGACTATGCCTTCTACGGTCCCTTGTTTGGTTACCTCCTCAGACTGATCGGCATTTAA
- a CDS encoding PTS sugar transporter subunit IIB: MKFVTVCGAGVGSSVMLKVFAQNILSDEGIEGSVEAADISSLNPYDYDVIITSSAFAERLEGEVKHLIIMDNMLDQEYLRSQILNLVSEEEAVR; this comes from the coding sequence ATGAAATTTGTAACAGTATGTGGCGCTGGCGTAGGTTCCAGCGTGATGTTAAAAGTGTTTGCACAAAATATTTTATCCGATGAAGGCATTGAAGGTAGTGTGGAAGCTGCTGACATTTCTTCACTCAATCCCTATGACTATGACGTGATTATCACTTCCTCAGCCTTTGCTGAACGTTTAGAGGGAGAAGTAAAACACTTAATTATCATGGATAACATGTTAGACCAAGAGTATTTAAGAAGCCAAATTCTTAACTTAGTTAGTGAAGAGGAGGCTGTTCGATGA